In Bacillus sp. Cs-700, one genomic interval encodes:
- a CDS encoding DUF1129 family protein — translation MMNSIQRDKFTLSKNNRDKYNEFCLFVNSSNINTEDKNKLKDEILDHLIEGEKHGKTFDDLFSENPREYSQQLIEMLPKATFKTKVSFFLIVIFISIIISIPIMIFSDSTSEFLFTLVSFPLLAGVLSLFCFRIFKGTVFKNSFNYIIAIILVIQLISIVYVYFKNAII, via the coding sequence ATGATGAATAGTATTCAAAGGGACAAATTTACATTATCAAAAAATAATCGAGATAAATATAACGAGTTTTGTTTATTTGTAAATAGTAGCAATATCAATACAGAAGACAAAAATAAATTAAAAGATGAAATTTTAGACCATCTCATTGAAGGCGAAAAACACGGCAAAACATTTGATGATTTATTTAGTGAAAATCCAAGAGAATACTCCCAACAACTAATCGAAATGCTACCTAAAGCAACTTTTAAAACAAAAGTGAGTTTCTTCTTAATCGTTATCTTTATATCAATTATTATTAGTATACCTATCATGATTTTCAGCGATTCAACTTCGGAATTTTTATTTACTCTAGTATCCTTCCCATTATTGGCAGGGGTTTTGTCACTTTTTTGTTTCCGTATATTTAAAGGTACGGTTTTCAAGAATTCTTTTAACTATATAATTGCCATTATCTTAGTGATTCAATTAATATCGATCGTCTATGTTTATTTCAAAAATGCTATCATATAA
- a CDS encoding SLC45 family MFS transporter, producing the protein MLQEQVATTSEKRYQKELPALPLTTIWLISFGFLGVQMAFSLQSANMGRIFQTLGADPHNLGLFFILPPLAGLIVQPLVGYFSDKTWIPGLGRRIPYLLVGAVVAVIVMCLLPNSGSFGFTAVTAMTFGAIAILFMDVSSNMAMQPFKMMVGDMVNKEQKGFAYSIQSFLSNSGAVLASIFPFALTLLGVSNSAPKGVIPQSVVISFYAGAGVLIICSLVTVLKVKEYTPDEFAVYHGITKESTKEKVNIFKLLGSAPKVFWTVTLVQLFCWMGFQYLWTYGTGAIALNVWNTSDPSSAAYQDAGNWFGILTAVQSIGAVLWSLALSRIPNNSRKFYYSISLLLGGIGFGSVFFVHNQWALVISFTLIGIAWAAMMTFPFTILTNALKGKNMGTYLGLFNGSICLPQIIASCLSFVLFPLIGSSMPFMILLSGVFLVVGALSVPVIKETYAK; encoded by the coding sequence ATGTTACAAGAACAAGTCGCCACAACCAGCGAAAAACGGTATCAAAAAGAATTACCCGCTCTGCCTCTCACAACAATTTGGTTAATTAGTTTCGGTTTTTTAGGTGTTCAGATGGCCTTCTCATTGCAAAGTGCAAACATGGGACGAATTTTCCAAACACTTGGAGCCGATCCTCATAATCTCGGATTGTTCTTTATCTTACCACCACTCGCAGGACTAATCGTCCAACCGTTAGTTGGTTATTTCTCAGACAAGACCTGGATTCCAGGGCTTGGACGACGAATTCCTTATCTACTCGTCGGCGCTGTTGTTGCGGTCATTGTGATGTGTCTCTTGCCTAACTCTGGTAGTTTCGGATTTACGGCAGTGACAGCCATGACGTTTGGCGCGATTGCCATTCTGTTTATGGATGTCTCATCAAACATGGCGATGCAGCCTTTTAAAATGATGGTTGGGGATATGGTAAACAAAGAACAAAAAGGATTTGCCTATTCGATCCAAAGTTTTCTATCAAATAGTGGTGCTGTATTGGCGAGTATTTTTCCTTTTGCATTAACACTTCTTGGTGTATCAAATAGTGCACCAAAAGGGGTTATCCCACAATCCGTCGTCATTTCTTTTTATGCCGGCGCAGGTGTTTTAATCATTTGTAGTCTCGTTACCGTATTGAAAGTTAAAGAGTATACACCAGATGAGTTTGCCGTTTATCACGGCATTACGAAAGAATCAACGAAAGAAAAAGTAAACATTTTCAAATTACTTGGGAGCGCTCCAAAAGTATTTTGGACCGTTACCCTCGTTCAACTATTTTGCTGGATGGGTTTTCAATACTTGTGGACGTATGGCACAGGAGCCATTGCATTAAACGTTTGGAACACGAGCGATCCTTCTAGTGCAGCTTATCAAGATGCCGGGAACTGGTTTGGAATTCTAACAGCGGTTCAGTCGATTGGCGCAGTACTCTGGTCTCTCGCCTTATCTCGAATTCCAAATAACTCACGCAAATTCTACTACTCGATTAGCTTATTGCTAGGGGGAATCGGATTTGGATCTGTCTTCTTCGTTCACAATCAGTGGGCACTCGTTATTTCCTTTACGTTAATCGGAATCGCTTGGGCAGCGATGATGACTTTCCCATTTACAATCCTAACGAACGCGCTGAAAGGCAAAAACATGGGTACATACCTTGGGCTGTTTAACGGGAGTATTTGTTTGCCACAAATTATCGCGTCATGCTTAAGCTTTGTCCTGTTCCCTTTGATCGGCTCTTCTATGCCGTTTATGATCCTGCTTTCAGGTGTGTTCCTTGTGGTTGGGGCGTTGTCTGTACCTGTTATTAAAGAGACGTATGCTAAGTAA
- a CDS encoding ABC transporter ATP-binding protein yields MIKLESVNKTYKVGNVDVPILKDIDLSIDKGEYASIMGPSGSGKSTLMNIIGILDRPTRGHYLFNEENIKNKNQKTLASLRNQSIGFVFQSFHLLPRITAVENVELPLIYGGYKSSDRREKAIYALEKVGLVDHMKQYPNQLSGGQKQRVAIARAIINEPLLILADEPTGALDTKTGEKIMEIFTQFNKEGHTVVLITHELEIAHCANRIINIRDGKIAEDRRLSYDEFLG; encoded by the coding sequence ATGATTAAATTGGAGAGTGTAAATAAAACCTATAAAGTCGGAAATGTGGACGTCCCCATTCTAAAAGACATAGATTTATCCATTGATAAAGGGGAATACGCTTCAATTATGGGGCCTTCTGGTTCCGGAAAGTCCACTTTAATGAATATTATCGGGATCTTAGATCGTCCAACTCGAGGTCACTATCTATTTAATGAAGAAAATATAAAAAACAAAAATCAAAAAACACTAGCTAGTTTGCGAAATCAATCAATTGGATTCGTGTTCCAAAGCTTTCATTTGCTACCTAGAATAACAGCAGTCGAAAATGTTGAGTTGCCATTAATCTATGGTGGTTATAAAAGCAGTGATAGAAGAGAAAAAGCAATTTATGCTCTAGAAAAAGTAGGGTTAGTTGATCATATGAAGCAATATCCTAATCAACTTTCAGGAGGGCAAAAACAAAGAGTTGCCATTGCTCGTGCAATTATTAATGAACCTTTATTAATATTGGCAGACGAGCCAACAGGTGCTTTAGATACAAAGACTGGCGAAAAAATAATGGAGATATTCACCCAATTTAATAAAGAAGGTCACACAGTTGTATTAATTACTCATGAATTAGAAATAGCTCACTGCGCAAACCGGATAATAAATATTAGAGATGGGAAAATAGCAGAAGATCGGAGGCTATCTTACGATGAATTTTTGGGATAG
- a CDS encoding stage II sporulation protein M, which produces MNILLKDKSLLLFSIILFAGGMILGITLILSVNTETAVLGMNSENYYDKREGFEGSLFFFIQNLKVVLLLVSGILLFGIPTVPILFLNGLWLGGVLAGNYLSGMGVTELFLAVIPHGLFEIPALILAGYLGLYGLKFYTEKKSWKRLSYIVGSIVLLLFLASFIEGFVTPKSI; this is translated from the coding sequence ATGAATATATTACTTAAAGACAAATCATTATTACTGTTTTCGATTATTCTTTTTGCTGGAGGTATGATCCTTGGAATCACTTTAATACTCTCAGTTAATACTGAAACAGCTGTACTAGGGATGAACTCTGAAAATTATTATGATAAGAGAGAAGGATTTGAAGGTTCTCTATTTTTCTTTATTCAGAATTTAAAGGTGGTTTTATTATTAGTTTCCGGTATTTTACTATTCGGGATTCCTACTGTACCTATTTTATTTCTTAATGGGCTTTGGTTGGGAGGAGTATTAGCTGGAAATTACTTAAGTGGTATGGGTGTGACTGAATTATTTCTAGCAGTAATACCTCATGGTTTGTTTGAAATACCAGCACTTATTTTAGCCGGCTATTTGGGGTTATATGGACTGAAGTTTTATACAGAAAAAAAGAGTTGGAAAAGACTTTCTTATATAGTCGGATCGATTGTTCTTCTCTTATTCTTAGCCTCGTTTATAGAAGGATTTGTTACACCAAAATCGATATAA
- a CDS encoding circular bacteriocin, circularin A/uberolysin family: protein MEFIFAFIAGALGISEYWANVIVSAIEAGSTVLALISLFASFGLTSALILTARSLLKKGAKKTAVAY, encoded by the coding sequence ATGGAATTCATTTTTGCATTCATTGCTGGCGCACTAGGTATCTCCGAGTACTGGGCTAACGTCATCGTATCCGCGATCGAAGCAGGATCAACGGTACTGGCACTAATTTCCCTATTTGCAAGCTTTGGTTTAACGTCAGCTCTTATCCTTACAGCAAGATCATTGCTTAAAAAAGGAGCTAAGAAGACGGCTGTAGCTTACTAA
- a CDS encoding ATP-binding protein, whose translation MNQVLMGATPLGIVMTDQLGEIQEMNESAERITGLLESELKGKNISVIPELVVLIRQVLEDKNKLENKEVVFLQSEKTCLLDVTPLFDQLGQFIGVFAQFRDMQSYYDLQKRVIQSEKLSAIGKLGAGFAHEIRNPLTSIIGLTQLMEELPVQKQREHRKIIQSELERLRHLVDQFVMLGKAPASQRKPENLQKIIQETVCLMKSYARAHQVNLHYQTGMSDPIVSIDRFQIKQVLINFIKNAIEAQPDGGNIRISIFPNTSTVTVKIIDAGPGMSQQILDQLGSPFMSTKEDGLGMGLAISLDLIKAHQGTYTIHSKEGEGTTVEFTLPL comes from the coding sequence ATGAATCAAGTATTAATGGGGGCTACCCCACTTGGCATCGTCATGACTGACCAATTGGGAGAAATCCAAGAAATGAATGAAAGTGCAGAAAGGATAACCGGATTGCTTGAGTCTGAGTTGAAAGGCAAGAATATTAGCGTGATTCCGGAATTAGTAGTTCTAATCAGGCAAGTTCTAGAAGACAAAAACAAATTAGAAAACAAAGAAGTAGTCTTTTTACAAAGTGAAAAAACTTGCTTGTTAGATGTAACGCCCTTGTTCGATCAGCTTGGTCAGTTTATTGGCGTTTTCGCCCAGTTTAGAGATATGCAATCCTATTACGATCTTCAAAAACGGGTCATTCAGTCCGAGAAACTGTCCGCGATTGGAAAATTGGGGGCAGGGTTTGCTCACGAAATTCGCAACCCATTGACTTCTATTATTGGATTAACGCAGCTAATGGAGGAGTTGCCTGTCCAGAAACAGCGGGAACATCGCAAAATTATTCAGTCCGAACTTGAACGCCTGCGTCATCTTGTTGACCAATTCGTGATGTTAGGAAAAGCCCCGGCAAGTCAAAGAAAGCCAGAAAACCTCCAGAAAATAATTCAGGAAACGGTGTGCTTAATGAAGAGCTATGCCCGTGCACATCAAGTGAACCTTCATTACCAGACTGGCATGTCGGACCCTATCGTTTCGATCGATCGCTTTCAAATCAAACAAGTTCTAATTAACTTTATCAAAAATGCGATTGAAGCCCAGCCAGATGGTGGAAACATTCGGATCTCAATCTTCCCTAACACGTCGACTGTGACGGTGAAGATCATAGACGCTGGGCCCGGTATGTCACAACAAATACTGGATCAGCTAGGTTCGCCTTTTATGAGTACAAAAGAAGATGGACTCGGAATGGGACTAGCCATTAGCCTAGATCTCATTAAAGCCCATCAAGGGACATATACGATTCACTCCAAAGAAGGTGAAGGAACGACGGTAGAGTTTACACTTCCGCTGTAA
- a CDS encoding ABC transporter permease has protein sequence MNFWDSFKISLNAIAGHKMRSILTMLGIVIGVSSIIIIVSIGQSGEKALKSNLAGSDNNTIDMMFTYDDENKNYSNEALTYNTRDIENLQSIPEIEKVVPKNTEYTTISGSKQSKTVEMIGITSQYYFLENLEVNEGREISSFEMSNSRRVALLNEKTAKSLFNLTSPVDQYIEVNGISVKIIGVYQEDIPVELQTEKVLIPLQAWPLIFNTEEITSLTIVADKVENMQVAGEKAVSMMNNTKEVSEEGTFEVLNMKEIQDGIASITKIMTGIVGAIASISLFVGGIGVMNIMLVSVTERTKEIGIRKALGASRGKILLQFLIESAFLTFIGGVIGIVIGYCGSYLFSLFSDWPFTVSIPIIAIGCLFSMAIGVVFGIMPANKAAKLEPIDALRYE, from the coding sequence ATGAATTTTTGGGATAGTTTCAAGATCTCTCTAAATGCAATTGCTGGGCACAAGATGCGTTCTATACTAACTATGCTAGGGATTGTCATTGGCGTGAGTTCTATTATTATAATTGTATCTATCGGTCAGAGTGGTGAGAAAGCTTTAAAATCTAACTTAGCTGGATCAGACAACAACACGATTGATATGATGTTCACTTATGATGATGAAAATAAAAACTATAGTAACGAAGCTCTCACCTATAATACGCGTGACATAGAAAATCTCCAATCAATTCCTGAAATAGAAAAAGTAGTACCTAAGAATACGGAGTACACTACTATTTCTGGTTCCAAGCAGTCTAAAACTGTTGAAATGATTGGTATTACATCACAATACTACTTTTTAGAAAATTTAGAAGTTAATGAAGGCAGAGAGATATCTTCATTTGAAATGAGTAATTCTAGAAGAGTCGCTTTATTAAATGAAAAAACTGCAAAATCTTTATTTAATTTAACAAGCCCTGTTGATCAGTATATAGAGGTAAACGGAATATCTGTTAAAATAATTGGCGTTTATCAAGAAGACATTCCTGTAGAACTACAAACCGAAAAAGTATTAATACCGCTACAAGCCTGGCCACTTATATTTAATACAGAAGAAATCACCTCTTTAACGATCGTAGCGGACAAGGTTGAGAACATGCAAGTAGCTGGTGAAAAAGCAGTTTCAATGATGAACAACACTAAAGAAGTGAGTGAGGAAGGTACTTTTGAAGTACTCAACATGAAAGAAATCCAAGACGGTATTGCCTCCATTACTAAGATCATGACTGGAATTGTAGGCGCTATAGCTAGCATTTCACTATTTGTTGGTGGAATAGGTGTTATGAATATAATGCTAGTATCAGTTACTGAACGAACGAAAGAAATAGGGATTAGAAAGGCTTTAGGAGCCTCACGCGGAAAAATACTTTTACAATTCTTAATTGAGTCCGCCTTTTTAACGTTCATTGGCGGTGTCATTGGAATTGTTATTGGTTACTGTGGCTCTTACCTATTTTCACTATTTTCTGATTGGCCCTTTACTGTTTCAATCCCAATCATAGCAATAGGTTGCCTATTTTCTATGGCAATAGGTGTAGTTTTTGGCATTATGCCCGCCAACAAAGCCGCAAAACTAGAACCTATTGATGCTTTAAGATATGAGTAA
- a CDS encoding efflux RND transporter periplasmic adaptor subunit: MKKKIILGSVTVGILSLVLINLFIFQGDQETTVKAEEETYIVEEKRLTDVINVGGEVKPKNQETYYIDSSIGTLKEILVDDGEEIEIGSPLYSYENPKLLDQLERAKLSKSRALIQLEQLNSQEDKLNEESNDYEGEFTPNAIGVDEESIKFDRRLANLDYKEAELEISSLHKEINELTIHSEMKGIVKIVGNDLSLGSPNSTVPLVTVVSEGEYLVYGKLPEYDSPLVTPGMKVKIKAKAVPDKVYEGEIVSVSSLPDNLSEGEDSSGNKESMYTYKAKFKTSPKEMKSGYSVNIEVQIDRKDKQPIIPIESIETDEKGEYIFLKKSEENIEKTYIEAGVINGGYREVLNGLKVGDEILASVESDLESDKSK; this comes from the coding sequence ATGAAAAAGAAGATAATTTTAGGTAGTGTTACTGTCGGAATTCTCAGTTTGGTTCTAATTAACTTATTTATTTTTCAAGGTGATCAAGAGACAACTGTAAAAGCTGAAGAAGAAACATATATCGTAGAGGAAAAACGTTTAACCGATGTTATTAACGTCGGTGGTGAGGTAAAGCCAAAAAATCAGGAAACTTATTATATTGACTCATCTATAGGAACTTTAAAGGAGATATTAGTTGATGACGGTGAGGAAATCGAAATTGGAAGTCCTTTGTATTCTTATGAAAACCCTAAATTATTAGATCAGTTGGAACGAGCTAAGTTATCAAAAAGTCGTGCTCTTATTCAATTAGAACAATTAAACAGTCAGGAAGATAAATTAAATGAAGAGTCTAATGATTATGAAGGGGAATTTACTCCCAACGCAATAGGTGTAGATGAAGAATCGATCAAATTTGATCGAAGATTAGCAAATTTAGACTACAAAGAAGCAGAATTAGAAATTTCATCTTTACATAAAGAAATAAATGAACTGACTATCCATAGCGAAATGAAAGGCATCGTCAAAATAGTTGGGAATGATCTCTCACTTGGGTCTCCAAATAGCACTGTCCCCCTTGTAACTGTTGTGTCTGAAGGAGAGTATTTGGTTTATGGTAAACTTCCCGAATATGATTCTCCATTAGTTACCCCTGGAATGAAAGTTAAAATTAAAGCAAAGGCAGTGCCTGATAAAGTCTATGAGGGTGAAATTGTAAGTGTTTCCTCCTTACCTGATAATTTATCAGAAGGGGAAGATTCTTCTGGTAATAAGGAGTCCATGTACACCTATAAAGCAAAATTTAAAACCTCTCCAAAAGAAATGAAATCTGGATACTCTGTAAATATCGAAGTTCAGATAGACCGAAAAGATAAACAACCTATTATCCCTATAGAAAGCATCGAAACAGATGAAAAGGGAGAATATATCTTCTTGAAAAAAAGTGAAGAAAATATAGAAAAGACCTATATTGAAGCCGGCGTCATTAATGGAGGATACAGGGAAGTATTAAATGGACTTAAAGTTGGAGATGAAATTCTTGCTTCAGTTGAGTCTGATTTAGAAAGTGATAAGAGCAAATGA
- a CDS encoding M14 family zinc carboxypeptidase, translating to MSRKKKLTVLCSTLLLSSVFASPTMAAPNDKPVQAQSQEYAISGFISHAELSKKLQQIDRSSQGQVNVEVAGYSNLGREIYTATVGSGDKVILVQSEIHGNEKTGTAALLNLLQQLGSNSPEAKKIREEVTIVAMPMVNPDATELNRRGNDMSWSEVVNDFPQLASASPSWNYYTYTNQYWDYASNPGFDVNRDFNPDLDYVPQPEDFPSNSSNPGWYITPESQTVRDVYKGLMSEFGKVDVFVDLHHQGEYFVEGTDDKVTLSISGDFVPDPDSEEGAKYREYADTYDGDFSKQLNVSVYNALQDRGDSPFDNITLYPQGLDLPGTALGSFALNGSGAVLFEVTGQTQSYGQKEKGRLIKAVEIGLYGIIDGVTSGDVYDINPEAYDEIPLTER from the coding sequence ATGAGTCGAAAAAAGAAGTTAACCGTCTTATGTAGCACGCTTTTACTTTCATCCGTCTTTGCTAGTCCTACGATGGCGGCACCGAACGACAAACCTGTTCAAGCGCAAAGTCAGGAATACGCAATCTCTGGTTTTATTAGTCATGCGGAGCTCAGCAAAAAGCTTCAGCAAATTGATCGTAGCAGCCAGGGACAGGTGAATGTGGAAGTGGCTGGTTATTCGAATCTAGGCCGTGAAATTTATACAGCAACGGTTGGTTCAGGAGACAAAGTGATCCTCGTCCAAAGTGAGATTCATGGAAACGAAAAGACGGGTACGGCAGCACTATTGAATTTACTGCAGCAGCTTGGCTCGAATTCGCCAGAAGCTAAGAAAATACGTGAGGAAGTTACTATCGTTGCGATGCCAATGGTAAATCCTGATGCGACAGAGTTAAATCGTCGTGGCAATGACATGTCGTGGAGTGAGGTCGTCAATGATTTTCCTCAGCTCGCTAGTGCGTCCCCATCATGGAACTACTACACGTATACGAATCAATACTGGGACTACGCATCAAATCCAGGTTTTGATGTCAATCGGGACTTTAATCCGGATCTTGATTATGTGCCGCAACCTGAAGATTTTCCAAGTAACTCGTCAAATCCTGGCTGGTACATTACGCCTGAATCACAAACCGTTCGGGATGTTTATAAAGGGCTGATGAGTGAGTTTGGTAAAGTCGATGTGTTTGTTGACTTGCATCATCAAGGAGAATATTTCGTTGAGGGAACGGATGATAAAGTGACGCTCTCGATTTCAGGAGATTTTGTTCCAGATCCAGACAGTGAAGAGGGTGCGAAATACCGTGAGTATGCCGATACATACGATGGTGATTTCTCAAAGCAGTTAAATGTTTCGGTTTATAATGCCCTGCAAGATCGAGGCGATTCGCCATTTGACAATATTACACTGTATCCACAAGGGTTGGATTTACCAGGAACGGCCCTTGGGTCATTCGCTCTTAATGGAAGTGGCGCGGTGCTGTTTGAAGTGACGGGACAAACGCAAAGCTACGGCCAGAAGGAAAAAGGAAGACTGATTAAAGCCGTTGAAATTGGGCTTTATGGAATCATTGATGGTGTGACGAGCGGGGATGTCTATGACATTAATCCTGAAGCGTATGATGAAATTCCATTAACAGAGCGTTAA
- a CDS encoding circular bacteriocin, circularin A/uberolysin family: protein MEFIFAFIAGALGISEYWANVIVSAIEAGSTVLALISLFASFGLTSALILTARSLLKKGAKKTAVAY, encoded by the coding sequence ATGGAATTCATTTTTGCATTTATTGCTGGCGCACTAGGTATCTCCGAGTACTGGGCTAACGTCATCGTATCCGCGATCGAAGCAGGATCAACGGTACTGGCACTAATTTCCCTGTTCGCAAGCTTTGGTTTAACGTCAGCTCTTATCCTTACAGCAAGATCATTGCTTAAAAAAGGAGCTAAAAAGACAGCAGTAGCTTACTAA
- a CDS encoding DUF2207 domain-containing protein, with amino-acid sequence MKKVLSVCVLLLILFIPTHVWAVEFSIKSTDINAELHKDGQVDVNETHTYEFEGDFNGITRTLISKENSTIHNVQASEDGEKLKVKKEGNLYKVFRGGSDETVTIDLSYTVRQGVERFEDVAQFYYPFFDDSNETTYENMRITVVPPKPTDVKAAYGYDEAYETVETIDEGTVVFNLGEVSSEEKGDIRVAYDASLFSEAPLTAEKPMLDNILEEKEKMDAEVAAKLEAREQWGGVAPVIVSGLLLIVVGLIVQSIRRKRLTGIEIERQLSGNGRFPDTEMSLPATLLFTGGNLKASAIIASMLELVRKGNIKKVSDEEFELVSRETDFRHETRLIEWLFDEIADDTTFHVDDLDSYVKEKKNHEKFQGSFSAWKEAVKREVKQSDLTEKAAKTRSISGLSALLSFISIFLFAYHGLFLWMFSVILLFLFFLIFSIAYRPLNEKGRRIMETLTPLKVSDQWKSWDEDEQVPALLYQIGAGKRKMSASFATSSQSNEWMIYLLLAETFQSGFEKADQTTAVSAAGTAGGGGGSGAGGGGGGSGAF; translated from the coding sequence ATGAAAAAGGTGCTAAGTGTATGTGTCTTACTTCTAATTTTGTTTATTCCAACGCATGTATGGGCTGTTGAGTTTTCGATTAAATCGACGGATATCAATGCCGAATTGCACAAGGACGGTCAGGTTGATGTAAACGAAACCCACACGTATGAATTTGAAGGAGATTTTAACGGCATTACAAGGACACTTATCTCGAAAGAGAATTCGACTATTCATAATGTCCAAGCTTCTGAAGATGGTGAAAAGCTTAAAGTGAAGAAGGAGGGGAATCTGTACAAAGTTTTCCGAGGAGGATCAGATGAAACTGTCACGATAGATCTCTCTTACACCGTGCGTCAAGGTGTGGAACGGTTTGAAGATGTTGCCCAGTTTTATTATCCTTTTTTCGATGATAGCAATGAAACAACCTATGAAAATATGCGGATCACGGTTGTCCCTCCTAAACCTACTGATGTGAAGGCAGCATACGGATATGATGAAGCCTATGAGACTGTCGAAACAATTGATGAGGGGACAGTCGTTTTCAACCTTGGGGAAGTATCGAGTGAGGAAAAAGGAGATATTCGCGTTGCTTATGATGCCTCTCTTTTTTCAGAAGCCCCTTTGACAGCTGAAAAGCCGATGCTCGATAACATACTTGAGGAAAAGGAGAAGATGGATGCAGAAGTAGCCGCAAAACTGGAAGCGAGAGAGCAATGGGGTGGAGTTGCCCCTGTAATTGTTAGTGGATTGCTTCTAATTGTAGTGGGGTTGATCGTTCAATCCATCAGAAGAAAGAGGTTGACCGGAATTGAAATTGAACGGCAGCTTAGCGGAAATGGGCGCTTTCCAGATACGGAAATGAGCCTGCCTGCGACTCTTTTATTTACAGGCGGAAATCTTAAAGCATCAGCGATTATCGCTTCCATGCTTGAACTCGTTCGAAAAGGGAACATCAAGAAGGTTTCAGATGAAGAATTTGAACTTGTAAGTAGAGAGACGGATTTTAGGCATGAAACGAGATTAATTGAATGGTTGTTTGATGAAATAGCCGATGATACGACTTTTCATGTTGATGATCTGGACAGCTATGTGAAAGAGAAGAAAAACCATGAAAAATTCCAAGGGAGCTTCTCCGCATGGAAGGAAGCGGTAAAGAGAGAAGTGAAGCAGTCTGATTTAACTGAAAAAGCAGCGAAGACCCGATCGATTTCAGGGTTATCCGCACTCCTGTCCTTCATCAGTATCTTTTTGTTTGCTTACCATGGTCTCTTTCTCTGGATGTTTTCAGTCATTTTACTATTTCTCTTCTTTCTCATCTTTTCCATTGCGTATCGACCGTTAAATGAAAAGGGAAGAAGAATCATGGAAACATTGACACCATTGAAGGTGAGCGATCAATGGAAATCGTGGGATGAAGATGAGCAAGTTCCAGCTCTTCTCTATCAAATCGGAGCAGGAAAGCGAAAAATGTCTGCTAGCTTTGCTACTTCCTCACAAAGTAATGAATGGATGATTTACCTTCTCCTAGCGGAAACATTTCAATCAGGCTTTGAGAAAGCTGATCAGACCACTGCCGTATCCGCCGCTGGTACCGCTGGCGGAGGCGGGGGATCAGGCGCAGGTGGTGGGGGAGGAGGATCTGGGGCTTTTTAA
- a CDS encoding circular bacteriocin, circularin A/uberolysin family: protein MEFIFAFIAGALGISEYWANVIVSAIEAGSTVLALISLFASFGLTSALILTARSLLKKGAKKTAVAY, encoded by the coding sequence ATGGAATTCATTTTTGCATTCATTGCTGGCGCACTAGGTATCTCTGAGTACTGGGCTAACGTCATCGTATCCGCGATCGAAGCAGGATCAACGGTACTGGCACTAATCTCCCTGTTCGCAAGCTTTGGTTTAACGTCAGCTCTTATCCTTACAGCAAGATCATTGCTTAAAAAAGGAGCTAAGAAAACGGCTGTAGCTTACTAA
- a CDS encoding circular bacteriocin, circularin A/uberolysin family gives MEFIFAFIAGALGISQYWANVIVSAIEAGSTVLALISLFASFGLTSALILTAQSLLKKGAKKTAVAY, from the coding sequence ATGGAATTCATTTTTGCATTCATTGCCGGCGCACTAGGTATTTCCCAGTACTGGGCTAATGTAATTGTATCCGCGATCGAAGCAGGATCAACAGTACTGGCTTTAATTTCCTTGTTTGCAAGCTTTGGTTTAACGTCAGCTCTTATCCTTACAGCACAATCATTGCTTAAAAAAGGAGCTAAAAAGACGGCAGTAGCTTACTAA
- a CDS encoding PadR family transcriptional regulator, whose amino-acid sequence MYSQMLKGLLEGSILSLISKKDTYGYELLEKLREGGFLHVSDGTIYPLLLRLEKEKLIESYTRPFETGPRRKYYFITEEGLLALKEIQDYWKDLKKSVNLFMENEEVK is encoded by the coding sequence ATTTATAGTCAAATGTTGAAAGGTCTACTAGAAGGAAGTATCCTTTCGTTAATTTCCAAAAAGGATACTTATGGATACGAATTGCTTGAAAAGCTAAGAGAAGGGGGATTTCTTCATGTAAGCGACGGCACTATTTATCCATTACTTTTAAGATTAGAAAAAGAAAAACTAATAGAAAGCTATACTCGTCCTTTCGAAACAGGGCCAAGAAGAAAGTATTATTTCATTACCGAAGAAGGTTTACTAGCTTTAAAAGAAATACAGGATTATTGGAAAGACTTGAAGAAATCCGTGAATTTGTTCATGGAAAATGAAGAGGTGAAATGA